The Aethina tumida isolate Nest 87 chromosome 6, icAetTumi1.1, whole genome shotgun sequence genome has a segment encoding these proteins:
- the LOC109597814 gene encoding uncharacterized protein LOC109597814, whose amino-acid sequence MDFTPKHHTTTEDSGLVSSSFDSSFNQSTPNLGALPRKRKIFASLDSPSSPKFSSTFNESLTDQLKSVNLRSEYERHSKVFCEEGTFKKIHSTPCTPEKQIKTTDSLRRPSSFVKCPEESPLKEARNILYPNLMPRKILSPLKFSLDKFKSPAKKCLFVSRQDLLQRVITNDVIMANIFKYLSNGDIFRMTKVSDSFKRSVLKDRNACIRFNDFKEKNRKNKENYMITPPSSPEKVEESPPSPNSRNFRSFYKRATSLDKNQSLTKCSKCQKPSVVQNEVAQCESLSCGLIQCLQCGSCAYRPEDFRDKCSGARLAPATSLNKSTFGDLSNTPNFKGRSFLCSSMNESKSESGFCSDLEQTPAVKRNLSICFGEKKGLAINNSRVVMQKKSSVERLSAPIAQVIPINKKVIEIEEPSSPPKVRQYAACSKQSKRNLKRLTR is encoded by the exons ATGGATTTCACACCGAAACACCACACAACCACCGAGGATTCCGGTCTCGTGTCGTCGTCGTTCGATAGCTCCTTCAATCAGTCCACCCCCAATTTGGGTGCACTGCCACGCAAACGGAAAATCTTTGCCAGCTTGGACAGCCCGTCGTCGCCGAAATTCTCGTCCACTTTCAACGAATCGCTCACCGATCAATTGAAATCTGTTAATCTACGGTCCGAATATGAGCGACACAGCAAGGTGTTCTGTGAGGAGGGTACGTTCAAGAAGATACATTCCACACCATGCACTCCGGAGAAGCAAATCAAAACTACAGACTCCCTAAGGAGGCCGAGCAGTTTCGTTAAATGTCCGGAAGAATCGCCTCTGAAAGAGGCCAGGAATATATTGTATCCCAATTTGATGCCCAGAAAGATTCTGTCACCTTTAAAGTTCAGCTTAGACAAGTTCAAATCTCCGGCAAAAAAATGTCTGTTTGTCAGCCGACAAGATTTGTTACAAAGAGTTATCACCAATGATGTGATAATGGCtaacatttttaagtatttatccAATGGTGATATTTTCAGAATGACCAAGGTCAGTGATTCCTTCAAAAGATCTGTACTCAAGGATAGAAATGCCTGTATTAG ATTCAATGATTTTAAAGAGAAGAACCGTAAGAATAAGGAGAATTACATGATAACGCCGCCTAGTTCGCCAGAAAAGGTTGAGGAGAGTCCTCCAAGTCCAAACAGCAGGAATTTTAGATCATTCTATAAG CGGGCCACTTCCCTTGACAAAAACCAGTCTCTGACAAAGTGCTCAAAGTGCCAGAAGCCATCTGTGGTCCAAAACGAAGTCGCCCAATGCGAATCCCTAAGCTGCGGTCTGATACAGTGCCTGCAGTGCGGCAGCTGCGCCTACAGACCAGAAGATTTCCGTGACAAGTGTTCCGGCGCCCGTCTCGCTCCAGCCACGTCTCTCAACAAGTCGACCTTCGGCGACCTAAGCAACACGCCCAACTTCAAGGGCCGCTCCTTCTTGTGCAGTTCGATGAACGAGAGCAAGAGCGAGAGTGGTTTCTGCTCAGATTTGGAGCAGACGCCTGCAGTGAAGAGGAATCTGTCCATTTGCTTTGGGGAGAAGAAGGGACTGGCAATTAACAACAGCAGAGTGGTGATGCAGAAGAAGAGCAGCGTCGAAAGATTGTCGGCACCCATTGCTCAAGTTATACCCATTAATAA gaaAGTTATTGAAATTGAGGAGCCCTCAAGTCCGCCGAAAGTGCGACAGTATGCTGCTTGCTCAAAGCAGAGcaagagaaatttaaaaagactAACCAGATAA
- the LOC109597813 gene encoding bleomycin hydrolase isoform X2, which translates to MHTLLSSEVLEEFRKNFYGNEKNLLAQNVCSRIDPFEVALSRKVLEETQHVYNHKVDSEGKPTTNQKSSGRCWIFAALNVIRLPFMKHHNIEDFEFSQGYLFFWDKIERCNYFLNNIVETAKRGEMVDGRLVSFLLSDPTTDGGQWDMIVNLIKKYGLMPKKCFPESFSCESSLRMNQTLKSKLREYAKNIRDLICKGGSDADVSALITEQMNSVFRIVAICLGVPSSKFTWSYYDKNKVHHTVGPVTAVEFYENHVKPYYNVDDKVCLVTDPRPTNEYGRAYTVDCLGNIVGGRRCIYNNQPVELLLELTAKSICEGEAVWFGCEVSKRFAGKQGIQDLRVHDFPLVFGVDIQTTLSKADRLYYGESSMTHAMVFTAVNKNELGEVTKLRVENSWGEDRGEKGYLLMTADWFKEFTFEVVVDKKFVPQSVLDVFNQEPIVLPAWDPMGTLAC; encoded by the exons ATGCATACTC TTTTAAGCAGTGAAGTGTTGGAAGAGTTCAGGAAGAACTTCTATGGCAACGAGAAGAACCTGCTGGCCCAAAATGTGTGCTCCAGGATCGACCCTTTCGAAGTGGCGCTGTCCAGGAAGGTACTGGAGGAAACTCAACACGTCTACAACCACAAG GTGGACAGCGAGGGTAAACCGACGACGAACCAGAAGAGTTCGGGCAGATGTTGGATATTTGCTGCCTTGAATGTGATCCGGTTGCCGTTCATGAAGCATCACAACATTGAGGACTTTGAATTCAGCCAGGGGTACCTGTTCTTTTGGGACAAGATCGAGAGATGCAACTATTTCCTGAACAACATTGTGGAGACGGCAAAGCGTGGCGAAATGGTTGACGGGCGGCTTGTGTCCTTCTTGTTATCT GACCCAACAACTGATGGTGGCCAGTGGGATATGATCGTCAATTTGATCAAAAAGTACGGACTGATGCCCAAGAAATGCTTCCCCGAGTCATTCAGTTGCGAGTCCAGCTTGCGTATGAATCAGACGCTTAAGAGcaag CTGAGGGAATATGCAAAAAACATACGCGACTTGATATGCAAAGGAGGCAGCGACGCAGACGTCTCGGCCCTCATCACTGAACAAATGAACTCGGTGTTCCGCATCGTGGCCATCTGCCTGGGGGTGCCTAGCAGCAAGTTCACTTGGTCCTACTATGACAAGAACAAGGTGCATCACACTGTTGGACCCGTAACCGCCGTTGAGTTTTACGAGAACCACGTTAAACCGTACTACAACGTGGATGACAAGGTTTGTCTGGTAACTGACCCTAGGCCGACGAACGAATACGGCCGTGCCTACACGGTGGATTGCCTGGGTAACATTGTGGGTGGTAGAAGATGCATTTACAACAATCAGCCGGTGGAACTGCTCCTGGAACTCACGGCTAAAAGCATCTGCGAAGGTGAGGCTGTTTGGTTTGGCTGTGAGGTGTCGAAACGCTTCGCCGGTAAGCAGGGCATTCAAGATTTGAGAGT ACACGATTTTCCGCTAGTTTTCGGCGTTGACATACAAACGACGTTGAGCAAGGCTGACCGGCTTTATTACGGGGAAAGTTCCATGACCCACGCCATGGTCTTCACTGCCGTCAACAAAAAT GAACTCGGTGAAGTAACGAAGCTGCGAGTAGAAAACTCCTGGGGTGAAGACCGAGGTGAAAAGGGATATCTGTTAATGACCGCCGATTGGTTCAAGGAGTTCACCTTTGAGGTCGTCGTCGATAAGAAGTTTGTACCGCAATCGGTTCTAGACGTTTTCAATCAGGAACCCATAGTTCTGCCCGCTTGGGATCCAATGGGGACGCTTGCCTGctga
- the LOC109597815 gene encoding WD repeat-containing protein 18, protein MDSEEYLLTSTNCAQHWSCALYNPHTTNLIKTYKNGGITSAKTLQIIGDDYIIAAEQSKPILHVWQLNSQEVNKNARLILPEPTSCLAVCPKNVYIAAGIGRKLYVWKLDGKLLSVTKKHFQPITCLTFSSDGQFLAVAGDDGILLIYKLADLVAFNTSYTVQKNLGQVEPLHTITQNSMGITDMFTGKFGKKSRLVTVSGDQSCRIYTFSTGVLLLNLVANEPLMAVIIDLPCWNVFVGCLSGVIKQFSLKSPPRVLTKHLEDNTSTDFIGHNQAVKALSINMTNTILASGSDDKSVILWEIKSRQVLKKLEYNSVVTNLMFVKGFKNFTVESFKPKIILKNLERNVDEGNYNFVCAIYQNEDLELSDDENCLEKTQQRESLTVENRRLRTVNKQLYDVALKLSNKYK, encoded by the coding sequence ATGGACAGTGAAGAATACTTGTTAACATCAACCAATTGTGCCCAGCACTGGTCCTGTGCCTTGTACAACCCCCACACCACAAACTtgataaaaacatacaaaaatgGAGGAATCACGTCCGCCAAAACTCTTCAGATCATCGGCGACGACTATATAATCGCCGCCGAACAGTCCAAGCCCATTTTGCATGTTTGGCAATTGAACAGTCAGGAGGTGAACAAGAACGCCAGATTAATATTGCCTGAGCCCACCAGTTGCTTGGCCGTTTGCCCCAAGAACGTGTACATCGCCGCTGGAATTGGTAGGAAGCTGTACGTTTGGAAGTTGGATGGGAAGTTGCTGTCGGTCACCAAGAAGCACTTCCAACCAATTACCTGCCTCACCTTCAGCAGTGACGGGCAATTTTTGGCTGTTGCGGGAGATGATGGTAttctattgatttataaacTGGCTGATTTGGTGGCCTTCAACACCAGTTACACTGTACAAAAGAACTTAGGACAGGTCGAGCCTTTGCACACCATCACACAAAACAGTATGGGTATTACTGACATGTTCACGGGCAAGTTTGGTAAAAAATCTAGGTTGGTTACTGTTTCTGGTGATCAGTCTTGCAGGATTTACACCTTTAGTACTGGtgttttgttgttaaatttagtTGCAAATGAACCTTTGATGGCTGTGATTATTGATTTGCCATGTTGGAATGTATTCGTTGGCTGTTTATCTGGAGTCATCAAACAGTTCAGCTTAAAAAGTCCCCCAAGGGTGCTGACCAAACATTTAGAAGATAACACTAGTACAGATTTTATAGGACACAACCAGGCTGTCAAAgctttaagtattaatatgaCTAACACTATTCTAGCTTCAGGTTCCGATGATAAATCGGTCATTTTGTGGGAAATTAAAAGTAGACAAGTACTCAAAAAGTTGGAGTACAACAGTGTAGTCactaatttaatgtttgttaaaggttttaaaaacttcacagttgaaagttttaagcctaaaattattttaaagaacttAGAACGAAATGTTGATGAAGggaattacaattttgtatgtgcaatttatcaaaatgaaGATTTGGAACTCAGCGATGACGAAAATTGCTTGGAGAAAACTCAGCAACGGGAAAGTTTGACTGTTGAAAATAGGAGATTGAGGACTGTTAACAAACAGTTGTATGATGTTGCTTTAAAATTGAGCaacaagtataaataa
- the LOC109597841 gene encoding uncharacterized protein LOC109597841 has protein sequence MPIYTEIQQPVILDCSSSENFFNCYVTQILTNKMILKNGPGSTRSSPSFVQNDKSQEDQKCTSLVQRHPNQMSETDRKIRKKLMVLKKNVGLMMQQNYPPPEKALSQPRTHLFFFTPRCSIASKEPTQSLYQLEYRPSTRNFERKPVEEQPDGTDSLTEITEDDSKQSRWLNKQKKFLNVFKTSMENLDNFMVDMNKYVAEIQRRMEALKDCETWHQQLQVMKNDKIKEVKEETSRPSTCKVQNSRKFKTIIKPEDVILGRASFCGRLNQKGVRRSATKRPPSAAECESDQIQIEKDPTLEIVQPDVSKSKALVDLHGKLLHQTEAKDSYICFQKLMDQTEKRVRKEQENRENASRPWRITNDRFENQKRKMKKSGDLCKMFNNSLCFSQKSFRVRKPSVKRPDKPGKTYKRRDVRRISMMSLDDDKVWRQMKKDQELKRQCSLEVTSQNCKMEKKERTKLVHKLLLNSPPVRRTYNDVLDIVTLSDLTPLKSEYPRRDNLGITWSNSYLFQLANDQNLDDMLENLITINEEMCEIVDVTEE, from the exons aTGCCCATCTACACGGAAATCCAGCAGCCAGTAATATTGGATTGCAGTTCCAGCGAGAACTTTTTCAATTGCTATGTCACGCAGATCCTGACCAACAAAATGATACTTAAAAATGGACCAGGCTCCACTAGGAGTTCCCCCAG TTTCGTGCAAAACGACAAGTCACAAGAGGACCAAAAATGCACAAG CCTGGTGCAAAGACACCCCAACCAAATGAGCGAGACTGATCGGAAGATCAGAAAGAAGCTGATGGTTTTGAAGAAGAACGTCGGCTTAATGATGCAGCAAAACTACCCGCCACCAGAGAAAGCTTTAAGCCAACCGCGTACCCATCTATTCTTCTTTACCCCCAGATGCAGTATAGCTAGCAAGGAGCCGACCCAGAGTCTGTATCAATTGGAGTACAGACCATCAACACGTAATTTCGAACGTAAACCGGTGGAGGAGCAGCCCGACGGCACCGATTCTCTCACGGAAATAACAGAGGATGATTCCAAGCAATCCCGCTGGCTGAACAAACAGAAGAAGTTCCTCAACGTGTTCAA GACATCGATGGAAAACCTGGACAACTTCATGGTGGACATGAACAAGTACGTGGCCGAGATCCAGAGGCGCATGGAGGCATTGAAGGACTGCGAGACGTGGCACCAACAGTTGCAGGTCATGAAAAACGACAAGATTAAAGAAGTCAAAGAAGAAACGTCTCGTCCCAGCACTTGTAAGGTGCAAAACAGCCGCAAATTCAAGACGATAATCAAGCCAGAGGACGTGATATTGGGGCGGGCGTCGTTTTGCGGAAGACTGAATCAAAAA GGCGTAAGGAGGAGCGCAACGAAAAGGCCGCCGTCCGCCGCCGAGTGCGAGAGCGACCAGATACAAATAGAAAAGGATCCGACCTTGGAAATCGTCCAGCCGGACGTGTCGAAGAGCAAGGCGCTGGTGGACTTGCACGGGAAGCTGTTGCATCAGACGGAAGCAAAGGACAGCTACATCTGTTTTCAAAAACTGATGGATCAAACCGAAAAGCGGGTCAGAAAGGAGCAAGAGAACAGGGAGAACGCGAGCAGACCTTGGAGGATCACCAACGATCGTTTCGAAAATCAAAAACGAAA aatgaaGAAGTCTGGAGACCTGTGCAAAATGTTCAATAACAGCTTGTGCTTCTCGCAGAAGAGCTTCAGGGTGCGCAAGCCATCAGTTAAACGTCCGGATAAGCCAGGTAAAACGTACAAAAGGCGGGACGTCAGACGTATTTCCATGATGAGTCTGGACGATGACAAAGTTTGGAGGCAGATGAAGAAAGATCAGGAATTGAAAAGGCAGTGCAGTTTGGAGGTGACCAGCCAGAACTGCAAAATGGAGAAGAAGGAACGCACAAAACTTGTGCACAAGTTGTTGTTGAACAGTCCTCCCGTTCGCAGAAC GTATAACGATGTGTTGGACATTGTTACGCTCTCCGACTTGACGCCATTAAAGTCGGAGTATCCTAGACGAGATAATTTGGGAATCACCTGGAGCAACAGCTATTTATTCCAACTGGCCAACGATCAAAATCTAGACGACATGTTGGAGAATTTGATCACAATAAATGAGGAAATGTgtgaa ATTGTGGACGTCACTGAAGAGTAA
- the LOC109597829 gene encoding synaptosomal-associated protein 29 — MAQNRYVKSTNPFEEDDVSDELFLRNSRRPPPSSFDEQIQSYQEQKKAIEERTINSTYDSLNLLRESEQIGIATGEELMRQREKLEKTDKQLDEINATLRFSQKHINGIKSVFSSLKNYVSGKTDASPTTSSSTTPSTVKQSSSTQNFEDKSSYDRYEEHPVTRLRDNNYQPQQTVSGSKDFSARLDANLQEMCNNITRLKGLATDLGGEIDSQNDLISSITDKTEQADITIRRQNKDMQRILKK; from the exons atggcCCAAAATCGCTACGTAAAGTCCACGAACCCCTTCGAGGAAGACGACGTGAGCGACGAACTGTTCCTGCGTAACTCGCGCCGTCCTCCGCCCTCCAGCTTCGACGAACAGATACAGTCGTACCAGGAACAGAAGAAGGCCATTGAAGAACGGACGATAAACAGCACCTACGATAGCTTAAACTTGTTGCGCGAATCGGAGCAAATTGGCATTGCAACTGGCGAAGAATTGATGCGACAGCGCGAGAAATTAGAGAAGACAGACAAGCAACTGGACGAAATCAATGCAACGCTGAGATTTTCGCAGAAGCACATCAACGGCATAAAATCGGTGTTCAGCAGTTTGAAGAACTACGTGTCGGGCAAAACAGACGCCAGTCCCACCACCTCCAGTTCCACAACCCCAAGCACAGTCAAA CAATCGTCGTCGACGCAGAACTTTGAAGATAAGTCTTCCTACGACAGATATGAAGAGCATCCAGTAACCAGATTGAGAGACAACAATTACCAGCCTCAACAAACCGTGTCCGGTAGCAAAGACTTCAGTGCTCGATTGGATGCGAACCTGCAAGAAATGTGCAACAATATCACTAGACTAAAAGGCCTGGCCACTGATTTAGGCGGTGAAATAGATTCTCAGAACGATTTAATATCGAGCATCACTGATAAAACTGAACAAGCTGATATTACTATTAGGAGACAAAATAAAGATATGCAAAGGAtattgaaaaagtaa
- the LOC109597813 gene encoding bleomycin hydrolase isoform X1 gives MSSKVLSSEVLEEFRKNFYGNEKNLLAQNVCSRIDPFEVALSRKVLEETQHVYNHKVDSEGKPTTNQKSSGRCWIFAALNVIRLPFMKHHNIEDFEFSQGYLFFWDKIERCNYFLNNIVETAKRGEMVDGRLVSFLLSDPTTDGGQWDMIVNLIKKYGLMPKKCFPESFSCESSLRMNQTLKSKLREYAKNIRDLICKGGSDADVSALITEQMNSVFRIVAICLGVPSSKFTWSYYDKNKVHHTVGPVTAVEFYENHVKPYYNVDDKVCLVTDPRPTNEYGRAYTVDCLGNIVGGRRCIYNNQPVELLLELTAKSICEGEAVWFGCEVSKRFAGKQGIQDLRVHDFPLVFGVDIQTTLSKADRLYYGESSMTHAMVFTAVNKNELGEVTKLRVENSWGEDRGEKGYLLMTADWFKEFTFEVVVDKKFVPQSVLDVFNQEPIVLPAWDPMGTLAC, from the exons ATGTCTTCAAAAG TTTTAAGCAGTGAAGTGTTGGAAGAGTTCAGGAAGAACTTCTATGGCAACGAGAAGAACCTGCTGGCCCAAAATGTGTGCTCCAGGATCGACCCTTTCGAAGTGGCGCTGTCCAGGAAGGTACTGGAGGAAACTCAACACGTCTACAACCACAAG GTGGACAGCGAGGGTAAACCGACGACGAACCAGAAGAGTTCGGGCAGATGTTGGATATTTGCTGCCTTGAATGTGATCCGGTTGCCGTTCATGAAGCATCACAACATTGAGGACTTTGAATTCAGCCAGGGGTACCTGTTCTTTTGGGACAAGATCGAGAGATGCAACTATTTCCTGAACAACATTGTGGAGACGGCAAAGCGTGGCGAAATGGTTGACGGGCGGCTTGTGTCCTTCTTGTTATCT GACCCAACAACTGATGGTGGCCAGTGGGATATGATCGTCAATTTGATCAAAAAGTACGGACTGATGCCCAAGAAATGCTTCCCCGAGTCATTCAGTTGCGAGTCCAGCTTGCGTATGAATCAGACGCTTAAGAGcaag CTGAGGGAATATGCAAAAAACATACGCGACTTGATATGCAAAGGAGGCAGCGACGCAGACGTCTCGGCCCTCATCACTGAACAAATGAACTCGGTGTTCCGCATCGTGGCCATCTGCCTGGGGGTGCCTAGCAGCAAGTTCACTTGGTCCTACTATGACAAGAACAAGGTGCATCACACTGTTGGACCCGTAACCGCCGTTGAGTTTTACGAGAACCACGTTAAACCGTACTACAACGTGGATGACAAGGTTTGTCTGGTAACTGACCCTAGGCCGACGAACGAATACGGCCGTGCCTACACGGTGGATTGCCTGGGTAACATTGTGGGTGGTAGAAGATGCATTTACAACAATCAGCCGGTGGAACTGCTCCTGGAACTCACGGCTAAAAGCATCTGCGAAGGTGAGGCTGTTTGGTTTGGCTGTGAGGTGTCGAAACGCTTCGCCGGTAAGCAGGGCATTCAAGATTTGAGAGT ACACGATTTTCCGCTAGTTTTCGGCGTTGACATACAAACGACGTTGAGCAAGGCTGACCGGCTTTATTACGGGGAAAGTTCCATGACCCACGCCATGGTCTTCACTGCCGTCAACAAAAAT GAACTCGGTGAAGTAACGAAGCTGCGAGTAGAAAACTCCTGGGGTGAAGACCGAGGTGAAAAGGGATATCTGTTAATGACCGCCGATTGGTTCAAGGAGTTCACCTTTGAGGTCGTCGTCGATAAGAAGTTTGTACCGCAATCGGTTCTAGACGTTTTCAATCAGGAACCCATAGTTCTGCCCGCTTGGGATCCAATGGGGACGCTTGCCTGctga